Genomic segment of Candidatus Nanoarchaeia archaeon:
AGAAAAAAGAAGAAATTTACTCAGTGGTTGTTGCTGCGGCAGTCACTACACTTGGCGCGGAAACTGTTATATCTGTGAGGCTTGAACCTGTTACCTCAACTTCAGTTCCCTTCAAGGTACCTTCTTTCTGGTACTTTGCATAGTCTGCTACAACTCTGGATGCCCTTTGGGTGTCATCAGCTTCCCATCCCATGACAAGCAATGCTGCTTTGCCGTCGCTGTGCTCTATCAACTTGATGATAGCTGCATTTTCAGGCACTCCAAGTTTGCCAGTATACCCATAGGTTGGGAATGGCAATCCAAGCAGGCTTGCTGCTGCCTTGTTGATGGCTGCTGAACCTACCACAATCAGGTTGTTCTGCTTCTCTCTGCCTTCAACAGCAGGGTCTGTGTCAAGGACAGCTGCTCCGACATCTATCCTGGTGACAGATGTTGTCTCGACTGTTCCTGCTCCTGTGCTTTTTGAGGCAGAGGTTATCCCAGAGGTCACAAAGAGCGCTCCGTAGGCCTGCTCATCAGGGTAGACAAGATTGAAGTCATTCTGGGTGTTACCAGAACCCTTTCTGTCAACTTCAACAAACACACCATAGGTGGTGTACCAACTGTACTTGTAGCTTCCATCCTCTGCTTGCCTTGGAGACCAAGACATGGTGTACTTTCCTGTTGTTCCTGTTACTTTGAAGTTGTCTGTTATGTCAATCTTGCCATCACCGCTTTCTGTCAGGTTTATCGCTACAACATCTTTTGCGTCGTCTTCATCAGTTTCAGTGGTTATAACTATACTCCCAGCGGAACTATTGCCACCATCCCCTGCGCCATCTGTTTGGTTTGATGGAGTTAAGGTTATATTTGCCCCATACTGAGTCCAGAGTTCAGGCAACGCAAAATCACTGAGGTCGCCATCTCCATTGAAGTCAATATTGAGGGTTGCAGATGTGCCATCTGCCGACAAGTTGACTCGGTAGGTGTTCCCATCAAGCTGCAGAGAGCCTGTCAGGCTTGCATAACTGATATCAATAGAGTCTCCTGAACCGAGATCCTTGACAGTAACAGTTCCTGCACTGTCTGTTGTCGAGCTTCCTGGAGTGACAGACTTGAACTGCATTATCCTGCTGTACTCATTCTTGCTCACAACAAAATAGTGGTTCTTTTCAATGTTATCTGTCTCGTTTGTCGCAAGCTTCCTCATCTCTGAGCCAGTGTACCTTCCAAGGTTGTACGTTCCTGAGGCAGTTCTTCCGAAGATGTCCTCGTTGTATTTCACTCCATTCTTGTTGGTGAACTCTACCTTCACATTGTTGCTGCCGCTTGGGACGAACTTAATGTCTTCAGTCTTCCCAATCTGCAGGCCTTCAAACTTGTAGTCAAAGCCGTTTGTGAAGAAATTCCCCTTCTGGTTTTCCTTGTCATCAGCAACCTCTGATGCTAACTTTCCTGCCTCCAAATACAGGTCAGAACCGGCAGTATAATTGACCTCAATTGAGCTGATCGATACATCTGAGCCATGCACAGTTCCACCATCAACAGAGACAACGATATCTGCCTTGACCTGGCTCATATCTTCCTTG
This window contains:
- a CDS encoding S-layer protein, coding for MKISKTIKKIAALGTGLSMVGATMLSAMAAADLATYPAPFVKDGVFDALIVVGESAATQDVLGAIDIATSLQYSSKTTSSVATGTAATISLSGENKKIEKSSNKLEINETASGITSSVTKSDLATALADGSINNEHGTFDYTQTLYLPTLGRIEYTMDPDDDDNMAKPYFLIPSGATVYRYKLTFTPALKSDHSTASPGNFLEDIRNKKINLLGQEYTILKANHPAGNQTTLTLMGGAVSDILEEGASKTYTIGGKDYDVSLDFVSTSETKFTVNGEATNALQEGDTFTLADDTELGVVDILAQEFAGGLRKVDFSLGANKIKIDDSNTGNQTWGATVTIGKEDMSQVKADIVVSVDGGTVHGSDVSISSIEVNYTAGSDLYLEAGKLASEVADDKENQKGNFFTNGFDYKFEGLQIGKTEDIKFVPSGSNNVKVEFTNKNGVKYNEDIFGRTASGTYNLGRYTGSEMRKLATNETDNIEKNHYFVVSKNEYSRIMQFKSVTPGSSTTDSAGTVTVKDLGSGDSIDISYASLTGSLQLDGNTYRVNLSADGTSATLNIDFNGDGDLSDFALPELWTQYGANITLTPSNQTDGAGDGGNSSAGSIVITTETDEDDAKDVVAINLTESGDGKIDITDNFKVTGTTGKYTMSWSPRQAEDGSYKYSWYTTYGVFVEVDRKGSGNTQNDFNLVYPDEQAYGALFVTSGITSASKSTGAGTVETTSVTRIDVGAAVLDTDPAVEGREKQNNLIVVGSAAINKAAASLLGLPFPTYGYTGKLGVPENAAIIKLIEHSDGKAALLVMGWEADDTQRASRVVADYAKYQKEGTLKGTEVEVTGSSLTDITVSAPSVVTAAATTTE